Proteins encoded by one window of Crassostrea angulata isolate pt1a10 chromosome 9, ASM2561291v2, whole genome shotgun sequence:
- the LOC128162640 gene encoding uncharacterized protein LOC128162640 — translation MPGLSFPPHAGSSPVNCHSLGISSATGEGMKLAGLSALSLVAADDGTDSSLHGPFHQRCIGSSSTISITGEMGNDEWTVITLQLTDAFRSPSLFVFNGGLWRNGCSAAFMSGAAWNGVFPIALKVALLYRASPSALIGVLAGPHFSLSS, via the exons ATGCCAGGCCTCTCTTTTCCTCCCCATGCTGGTTCCAGTCCAGTGAACTGTCACAGTCTGGGAATTTCT tccGCGACAGGAGAAGGAATGAAGTTGGCAGGACTTTCCGCACTGTCCTTGGTAGCAGCTGATGATGGAACGGACAGCAGTTTACATGGCCCGTTTCATCAAAG ATGCATTGGAAGCAGCAGCACTATCTCCATCACTGGTGAAATGGGAAATGATGAGTGGACAGTCATCACTTTGCAGCTCACTGATGCATTTCGCAGCCCAtctctttttgtctttaatggtgGTCTCTGGAGGAATGGTTGCAGTGCAGCCTTCATGTCCGGGGCAG cTTGGAATGGTGTTTTCCCTATCGCACTGAAGGTGGCATTGTTATACCGGGCATCTCCTTCCGCTCTTATAGGTGTATTGGCAGGTCCACATTTCTCGTTAAGCTCTTGA